The genomic DNA TTGCACCTTGCTCGTGACGAGATAAAACATGATGAATTTTATCTTGATATTTATATAACTCGTCATAAACTGGCATAATTGCTCCACCAGGATATCCGTAAATTATTTTTACATCTTCGGCGATTAAACACCTTACTATTGCTTCGCTACCAGAAATCCTTTCTGTAACGTTGGTTGTTTTTTGTGTTTTTTTTATGGTTTGTGTTTCCATATTATCTTCTTATTTAGATGAGAGAGAGAAGAGAATAAATATTCTATTCTCTTTTCTTGATTCTTTAATACTACAAATCGGTAACACATCCTTTAGATGCTGATGCTACCGTTTTTGCATATTTGTATAAAATTCCTTTTGTGTGCTTTAATGGAGGTGCAATCCATTTTAATTTTCTTTCTGCAATTTCTTCATCAGAAATTAAAACATTTATAGAATTATCTTCTGCACTAATTCTAATTTTATCACCTGTTTCTAGAATCCCTATTGTTCCGCCAGATTGTGCTTCTGGTGTAATATGTCCAACCACAAAACCATGCGTACCTCCAGAAAAACGACCATCTGTAATTAAAGCGACAGACTTTCCTAAACCTGCTCCCATAATTAACGAAGTTGGTTTTAACATTTCTGGCATTCCTGGTCCTCCTTTAGGCCCGACATAGCGAATGACAACAACATCACCTCTTTCTACTTCTCCGTTTGCAATTCCCGTATTTGCTGCTTGTTCACCATCATACACCACTGCTTTTCCTTCAAACAATAAACCTTCGTTTCCAGAAATTTTTGCAACAGCTCCTTCTTCGGCAAGGTTTCCATAAATTATTTGAATATTTCCAGATGATTTTAATGCTTTATCTTTTGGATAAATTACATCTTGTTCATCAAACTCCATTGCAGCTACGTTTTCTAAATTTTCTGCTAATGTCTTGCCAGTAACCGTCATACAATCTCCATGCAAGTATCCTTCTTTTAGTAAATACTTCATAATTGCAGGTGTTCCTCCAACTCCATGAACATCTTCCATTAAGTACTTACCAGATGGTTTTAAATCTGCAATTAACGGAGTTCTATCGGAAACTCTTTGAAAATCTGCCAATGTAAACTCAATATCAGCTGCGTGTGCAATCGCTAAAAAGTGTAACACTGCATTTGTAGAACCACCTAAAGCATTTACAATAGCAATTGCGTTTTCTAAAGACTTTTTAGTGATGATATCTAAAGGTTTTAAATCTAATTCTAGTAAATTTTTAATAGCTAAAGCAGTTCTCTCAGCTTCAGATAATTTATTCGGATTTTCTGCTGGTATTGATGAATTATAAGGCAATGAGAACCCCATACATTCTATTGCAGAAGCCATGGTATTTGCAGTATACATCCCACCACAAGCTCCAGCACCTGGAATAGCTCTTTTTATAATTTCTCTATATTCGTCTTCTTCAATTTCTCCTGCCATTTTTTGCCCTAAAGCTTCAAAAGCAGAAACGATATTTAATTTTTTTCCTTTGTAATTTCCAGATGCGATTGTTCCTCCATACATCATAATTGACGGACGATTTAAACGCAACATTGCAATAACTGCACCTGGCATATTTTTATCACAACCAACTACAGAAACCAATGCATCGTAACTTTGAGCATTCATAACCGTTTCAATTGAATCTGCGATAATGTCTCTTGAAGCTAACGAGTAATTCATACCAGAAGTTCCCATAGAAATTCCGTCTGAAACACCAATTGTATTAAAACCCAAACCAACTAAACCTGCAATTTTACTTTCAATTTTAACCTCTGCAGCCAAATTGTTCAAATGCATATTACATGGATTTCCATCATAACCTGTACTCGCAATACCAACTTGAGCTCTACTCATGTCTTCATCTGTTAAACCTACTGCATACAACATTGCTTGTGATGCCGGTTGAGATTCATCTTGCGTTAATCTTTTGCTGTGTTTATTTAATTCCATTTATGGTTTTCTTCAATTTATTGACTAATTTACTATATTTCTCTATTTTTGTTGAATAAAACTCAATACTAATGTTTAAATTCACGTATCAAAAAACACCATCAAAGTGCTTAAAAACAACTATTTAACATAAATTAATAATGATATTCAATCATTGAAATAAATTCAAAAAAAAACCTTCCAAATTTGGAAGGTTCTATTTAAAATATATAAATACCACTTCCTTATCATGTCGTAATAATTACGATGATAATAATAGAAATAATATTGATGACTTGTTTGTTCATATTGATGTTCAAATATTTCGAATTTTTATTTAGAAATCCTAATTTAATTTTACTTTTTCTAAATAATAGTACTTTGACCTGCATGAATATTCATAAAATTCAGATTGCTATCTTCTTGATTTAAAATATAATCTGCAATAAAATCACCTACTTTAGAGGTAGATGCAGCATATTTATTTTTCCCTTTTATATCTTGTGTTGTAATCCCTAAAATTAAAGATTTTTCTACTGCTCTTTCTATAGCATTTGCCTCTTCATCTAAACCTAAATGCTCTAACAGCATAGCAGCAGATAAGATAGAAGCTAAAGGATTTGCAATATCTTTCTCTTTTGCTTCTGGATAAGAACCATGAATTGGCTCAAATAAAGCATTCTCATTCCCAATAGAAGATGATGCTAATAAACCGATAGAACCACCGATAACACTGGCTTCATCAGAAATAATATCTCCAAATAAATTTTCAGTAAGAATTACATCAAACTGCTTCGGGTTTAAAATTAATTGCATTGCGGCATTGTCTACAAACAAATACTCTAATTTTACATCTTTATATTGTTTTGCAATTTCAGTAACAGTTTTTCTCCATAAACGAGAAGTTTCTAAAACATTCGCCTTGTCTACTAATGTAACTTTTTTTCTTCTGTTCTGAGCAGATTTAAAAGCCAAGTGTGTAATTCTAGAAATTTCTTCAACGGAATAAGAACAAATATCGAAAGCAGATTGCTCATCTTTGCTTAGTTCTTTTTTTCCGAAGTAAATACCACCTGTTAATTCTCTAAAAATAACTATATCTGTTCCTTTAATAATTTCTCTCTTTAAAGGAGAATTTTTTATTAAACTATCAAAAGCCTTTACAGGTCTTACATTACAAAACAAACCTAAATCTTGCCTCAATTTTAAAAGGCCTTGTTCTGGCCTTACTTTTGCTGTAGGATCATTATCATATTTTGGATCTCCAATTGCACCAAATAAAATTGCATCTGCTTTTTTACAAATTTTTAAAGTTTCTTCTGGTAAAGGTGTGCCAAATGCATCAATTGCACATGCACCCATTTGAGCTTCTTTGTATAAAAAAATATGATCATAAACCTCAGCAACAGCGTCTAACGCTTTTTTTGCTTGGTTAATTACTTCTGGTCCAATACCATCTCCCGGAATTACTGCAATTGTATATTTCATCTTTATGCGGCTATAAAATTTTTATGCTATTGCTATTTTCGAAGCTTTATTTACTTCTTTCATTATATTATGAATGTCTTGGTCTTTTACCTCTTTTTGCTTGTCTGCTGTACTTAAAAATGCATCATAAGCAACATCTAACTGCACTTTTGTTAATTCGTAACCTATTTTTTTAGACCTGTAAGCCAATGCAGCTCTACCGCTTCTAGCAGTTAAAACAATGGCACTTTCTGTAACACCAACATCTTCAGGATCCATAATCTCATAGGTCTCCCTGTTTTTTATCACTCCGTCTTGGTGAATTCCAGAACTATGTGCAAATGCATTAGCACCAACAATTGCTTTGTTTGGTTGTACAGGCATTCCCATACTTTCTCGCACCATAATACTTGTATCATACAATAATTTTGTATTGACGCTTGTTTCTAAATTTAAATACGGATGTTGTTTTAAAACCATAACCACCTCTTCTAAAGCTGTATTTCCTGCACGTTCTCCAATACCATTTATGGTACATTCTATTTGACGTGCACCATTTATAACTCCTGCTATTGAATTTGCAGTTGCCATTCCTAAATCGTTA from Polaribacter sp. ALD11 includes the following:
- the ilvD gene encoding dihydroxy-acid dehydratase; amino-acid sequence: MELNKHSKRLTQDESQPASQAMLYAVGLTDEDMSRAQVGIASTGYDGNPCNMHLNNLAAEVKIESKIAGLVGLGFNTIGVSDGISMGTSGMNYSLASRDIIADSIETVMNAQSYDALVSVVGCDKNMPGAVIAMLRLNRPSIMMYGGTIASGNYKGKKLNIVSAFEALGQKMAGEIEEDEYREIIKRAIPGAGACGGMYTANTMASAIECMGFSLPYNSSIPAENPNKLSEAERTALAIKNLLELDLKPLDIITKKSLENAIAIVNALGGSTNAVLHFLAIAHAADIEFTLADFQRVSDRTPLIADLKPSGKYLMEDVHGVGGTPAIMKYLLKEGYLHGDCMTVTGKTLAENLENVAAMEFDEQDVIYPKDKALKSSGNIQIIYGNLAEEGAVAKISGNEGLLFEGKAVVYDGEQAANTGIANGEVERGDVVVIRYVGPKGGPGMPEMLKPTSLIMGAGLGKSVALITDGRFSGGTHGFVVGHITPEAQSGGTIGILETGDKIRISAEDNSINVLISDEEIAERKLKWIAPPLKHTKGILYKYAKTVASASKGCVTDL
- the leuB gene encoding 3-isopropylmalate dehydrogenase; protein product: MKYTIAVIPGDGIGPEVINQAKKALDAVAEVYDHIFLYKEAQMGACAIDAFGTPLPEETLKICKKADAILFGAIGDPKYDNDPTAKVRPEQGLLKLRQDLGLFCNVRPVKAFDSLIKNSPLKREIIKGTDIVIFRELTGGIYFGKKELSKDEQSAFDICSYSVEEISRITHLAFKSAQNRRKKVTLVDKANVLETSRLWRKTVTEIAKQYKDVKLEYLFVDNAAMQLILNPKQFDVILTENLFGDIISDEASVIGGSIGLLASSSIGNENALFEPIHGSYPEAKEKDIANPLASILSAAMLLEHLGLDEEANAIERAVEKSLILGITTQDIKGKNKYAASTSKVGDFIADYILNQEDSNLNFMNIHAGQSTII